The following are encoded in a window of Saccharothrix longispora genomic DNA:
- a CDS encoding peptidyl-tRNA hydrolase, whose protein sequence is MLVDRHHATDEEDPAAVRAMPVVLRIEKADPPSRTEVLEAAAAAAVAVCLDERAAPGGEWHDELVAWVRGRIRKVSRRARGAHWEAVLALPGVTVTVGGAQVRAFVPGKVSELPRELSRLQISGSELPADEPGPVPPGAHELWLNPRVAMTAGKAAAQVGHASMLLAPHLSPVELEEWAGLEYRCAVRTPSAADWDALVARPDVVLVRDAGYTEVAPGTATVAVNRT, encoded by the coding sequence ATGCTCGTCGACCGGCACCACGCCACCGACGAGGAGGACCCGGCCGCGGTGCGGGCCATGCCGGTCGTGCTGCGGATCGAGAAGGCCGACCCGCCGTCGCGGACCGAGGTGCTGGAGGCCGCCGCCGCGGCGGCGGTCGCGGTGTGCCTGGACGAGCGCGCCGCGCCCGGCGGCGAGTGGCACGACGAGCTGGTGGCGTGGGTGCGCGGGCGCATCCGGAAGGTGTCGCGGCGGGCGCGGGGCGCGCACTGGGAGGCCGTGCTGGCGCTGCCCGGCGTGACGGTCACCGTGGGCGGCGCGCAGGTGCGGGCGTTCGTACCGGGGAAGGTGTCCGAGCTGCCCCGGGAGCTGAGCCGGTTGCAGATCTCCGGCAGCGAGCTGCCCGCCGACGAGCCGGGGCCGGTGCCGCCCGGCGCGCACGAGCTGTGGCTGAACCCGCGGGTGGCGATGACGGCCGGGAAGGCCGCGGCGCAGGTCGGGCACGCCTCGATGCTCCTCGCGCCGCACCTGTCGCCGGTCGAGCTGGAGGAGTGGGCGGGGCTGGAGTACCGGTGCGCCGTGCGCACGCCGTCCGCCGCGGACTGGGACGCCCTGGTGGCCCGTCCGGACGTGGTGCTCGTCCGTGACGCGGGGTACACGGAGGTCGCTCCCGGCACCGCCACCGTGGCGGTCAACCGCACGTAG
- the serB gene encoding phosphoserine phosphatase SerB produces the protein MTKPSATPVLITVTGPDKPGVSSVLFAVLTRHGVEILDVEQVVIRGRLVLGVLVAADRDPEGLQEAVEQAMATVSMQVEVEVGADSKRTARLESSHVVIVIGRPVTARAFTGVARRLAALGVNIDAIRGVADYPVTGLELRVSVAHDTEESDADLRSALAEVSSRNGLDVAVERAGLTRRAKRLVVFDVDSTLIQGEVIEMLAAHVGVEPQVKEITEAAMRGELDFTESLRRRVALLEGLDESVLDEVAASLELTPGARTTVRTLKRLGFTCGVVSGGFTRVIRSLVEELDLDFCAANELEVVDGKLTGRVVGEVVDRAGKAVALRRFAERQGIPLAQTVAVGDGANDIDMLGAAGLGIAFNAKPALREVADTALSHPFLDAVLFVLGVTRAEVEAADAADGLGLNRL, from the coding sequence GTGACCAAGCCCAGCGCCACGCCCGTCCTGATCACGGTCACCGGACCGGACAAGCCGGGGGTGTCCTCGGTGCTGTTCGCGGTGCTCACCCGGCACGGCGTGGAGATCCTCGACGTCGAGCAGGTCGTCATCCGCGGCCGGCTGGTGCTCGGGGTGCTCGTCGCCGCCGACCGCGACCCGGAGGGCCTCCAGGAGGCCGTCGAGCAGGCCATGGCGACGGTGTCCATGCAGGTGGAGGTGGAGGTCGGCGCCGATTCGAAGCGCACCGCCAGGCTGGAGTCGAGCCACGTGGTCATCGTGATCGGCCGGCCGGTGACGGCGCGCGCGTTCACCGGGGTGGCGCGGCGCCTCGCGGCGCTCGGCGTGAACATCGACGCCATCCGCGGCGTCGCGGACTACCCGGTGACCGGCCTGGAGCTGCGCGTGTCGGTGGCGCACGACACCGAGGAGAGCGACGCGGACCTGCGCTCGGCGCTGGCCGAGGTGTCGTCGCGCAACGGGCTGGACGTCGCCGTGGAGCGGGCGGGCCTGACCCGGCGGGCGAAGCGGCTGGTCGTGTTCGACGTCGACTCCACGCTCATCCAGGGCGAGGTGATCGAGATGCTCGCCGCGCACGTCGGGGTGGAACCGCAGGTCAAGGAGATCACCGAGGCCGCGATGCGCGGTGAGCTGGACTTCACGGAGTCGCTGCGGCGCCGGGTGGCGCTGCTGGAGGGCCTCGACGAGTCGGTGCTGGACGAGGTGGCGGCGTCGCTGGAGCTGACGCCGGGCGCGCGCACGACCGTGCGGACGCTCAAGAGGCTCGGCTTCACCTGCGGCGTGGTGTCCGGCGGGTTCACCCGGGTCATCCGGAGCCTCGTGGAGGAGCTGGACCTGGACTTCTGCGCGGCCAACGAGCTGGAGGTCGTCGACGGCAAGCTCACCGGGCGGGTCGTGGGCGAGGTCGTGGACCGGGCGGGCAAGGCGGTGGCGCTGCGGAGGTTCGCCGAGCGGCAGGGCATCCCGCTGGCGCAGACCGTGGCCGTCGGCGATGGCGCGAACGACATCGACATGCTCGGCGCGGCCGGGCTGGGCATCGCGTTCAACGCCAAGCCCGCGCTGCGGGAGGTCGCCGACACCGCGCTGTCGCACCCCTTCCTGGACGCGGTGCTGTTCGTCCTCGGCGTCACCAGGGCCGAGGTGGAGGCCGCGGACGCGGCGGACGGGCTGGGGCTGAACCGGCTGTGA
- a CDS encoding LysR family transcriptional regulator: MDLDAVRTFVAAADAGRFQDAAVDLSVTQQAVSKRVAALEGRLGVRLFTRTPRGVVPTAAGRAFLPRARDLLRAADLAVASVRTDRRPLRVDVVGRHLAPAALLRDFHRTHPEVELDVVTHFRDAGAALSGLRAGAVDASFRALLPAAPLPAGLTSVRVLDEPLQLVTGPAHVFADAGSVALADLARHRIRMPALAGGGEWTAYYGDLAAGFGLTLEATGPNFGVGPLLDVVAGSPATATLVGERTRLAWPAHHDLRRVDLRDPTPVYPHSLVWRRDDPHPGLAALRDHVGRPGPRAGGGPTWSPAG, from the coding sequence GTGGACCTCGACGCCGTGCGCACGTTCGTCGCGGCGGCGGACGCGGGCCGGTTCCAGGACGCGGCCGTCGACCTGTCGGTCACCCAGCAGGCCGTGTCCAAGCGCGTCGCCGCCCTGGAGGGCCGCCTGGGCGTGCGGCTGTTCACCCGGACCCCGCGCGGGGTCGTGCCCACCGCCGCCGGGCGGGCCTTCCTCCCCCGCGCCCGCGACCTGCTGCGCGCCGCGGACCTCGCGGTGGCGTCGGTGCGGACCGATCGGCGTCCGCTGCGCGTGGACGTGGTCGGCAGGCACCTGGCCCCGGCCGCCCTGCTGCGCGACTTCCACCGCACCCACCCCGAGGTCGAACTGGACGTGGTGACCCACTTCCGCGACGCGGGCGCGGCCCTGTCCGGCCTGCGGGCCGGCGCGGTGGACGCGTCGTTCCGCGCGCTGCTCCCGGCCGCTCCCCTGCCAGCCGGGCTGACCTCGGTCCGCGTCCTGGACGAGCCGTTGCAGCTGGTCACCGGCCCAGCGCACGTGTTCGCCGACGCGGGGTCGGTCGCGCTCGCGGACCTCGCGAGGCACCGCATCCGGATGCCCGCCCTCGCGGGGGGCGGCGAGTGGACGGCCTACTACGGCGACCTCGCCGCCGGGTTCGGCCTGACCCTGGAGGCGACCGGCCCGAACTTCGGCGTCGGTCCGCTGCTGGACGTGGTCGCGGGCTCACCGGCGACGGCGACGCTCGTCGGCGAGCGGACCCGGCTGGCCTGGCCGGCCCACCACGACCTGCGGCGCGTCGACCTGCGCGACCCGACGCCGGTGTACCCGCACTCGCTGGTGTGGCGGCGCGACGACCCGCACCCCGGTCTGGCCGCGCTGCGCGACCACGTCGGCCGGCCCGGTCCGCGAGCGGGCGGCGGGCCCACCTGGTCGCCTGCGGGATGA
- a CDS encoding phospholipase D-like domain-containing protein, whose protein sequence is MGDVGLLDVVDEKLGDGLETLLCAHHSRRLRKLGWDVTSGDGWWTPHRPVRTGNRVEVLVDGHEVLPAIAEAITSAERFVHIAGWCTSPDFRLTREEGSPTLRDLLASVATRVPVRLLLWAGPPVPMFQPTRKRVLAHQAEFTRDSAVSCVIDARERTLHCHHEKIVVVDDEVAFVGGMDLTAIEGDRHDTSRHPARDPIGWHDLGTRLRGPVVADVADHFRSRWQEIAGEELPEPSVPEPAGTSSAQLVRTIPERTYDFAAKGEFSLLDSYLRALRSAERLVYLENQFLWSPEVTEVLIEKLANPPHPDFRVVLVLPRKPSNGADTTRGQLGRLLDADDGGRRLVAGTLTSHDGGTSCSVYVHAKLAIVDDRWLSLGSANLNEHSLFNDTEVNVVTDDAAVARDTRLRLWSEHLQRPVEDVSGPAHEVVDGLWREVLESDGEHRVTALPGVSRRAGRLQGPLRGLLVDG, encoded by the coding sequence ATGGGTGACGTGGGCCTGCTGGATGTTGTGGACGAGAAGCTCGGCGACGGGCTGGAGACCCTGCTGTGCGCGCACCACTCGCGGAGGCTGCGCAAGCTGGGCTGGGACGTGACCTCCGGTGACGGCTGGTGGACGCCCCACCGGCCGGTGCGGACCGGCAACCGGGTCGAGGTGCTGGTCGACGGGCACGAGGTGCTCCCGGCCATCGCCGAGGCGATCACGTCGGCGGAGCGGTTCGTGCACATCGCGGGCTGGTGCACCAGCCCCGACTTCCGGTTGACCCGCGAGGAGGGCTCGCCGACGCTGCGCGACCTGCTCGCCTCGGTGGCGACCCGCGTGCCGGTGCGGCTGCTGCTGTGGGCGGGGCCGCCGGTGCCGATGTTCCAGCCCACCCGCAAGCGGGTCCTCGCCCACCAGGCCGAGTTCACCCGCGACAGCGCCGTGTCGTGCGTGATCGACGCGCGGGAGCGCACGCTGCACTGCCACCACGAGAAGATCGTGGTGGTGGACGACGAGGTGGCGTTCGTCGGCGGCATGGACCTCACCGCGATCGAGGGCGACCGCCACGACACGTCCCGGCACCCCGCCCGCGACCCCATCGGCTGGCACGACCTGGGCACCCGGCTGCGCGGCCCGGTCGTCGCGGACGTCGCCGACCACTTCCGCTCCCGGTGGCAGGAGATCGCCGGGGAGGAGCTGCCCGAGCCGTCCGTGCCGGAACCGGCGGGCACGTCGTCCGCGCAGCTCGTGCGCACCATCCCGGAGCGCACCTACGACTTCGCGGCCAAGGGCGAGTTCAGCCTGCTCGACTCCTACCTGCGCGCGCTGCGGTCCGCCGAGCGCCTGGTGTACCTGGAGAACCAGTTCCTCTGGTCGCCCGAGGTCACCGAGGTGCTGATCGAGAAGCTGGCGAACCCGCCGCACCCCGACTTCCGGGTCGTCCTCGTGCTGCCGCGCAAACCCAGCAACGGCGCGGACACCACCCGCGGCCAGCTCGGCCGCCTGCTCGACGCCGACGACGGCGGGCGGCGGCTGGTCGCGGGCACGCTCACCTCGCACGACGGCGGGACCTCGTGCTCGGTGTACGTGCACGCCAAGCTGGCCATCGTGGACGACCGCTGGCTCAGCCTCGGGTCGGCCAACCTCAACGAGCACTCGCTGTTCAACGACACCGAGGTCAACGTCGTGACCGACGACGCCGCCGTGGCCCGCGACACCCGCCTGCGGCTGTGGTCCGAGCACCTCCAGCGCCCGGTGGAGGACGTCTCCGGCCCGGCGCACGAGGTCGTCGACGGGCTGTGGCGCGAGGTCCTGGAGTCGGACGGCGAGCACCGGGTGACCGCCCTGCCCGGCGTGTCACGCCGCGCGGGCCGCCTCCAAGGGCCGCTGCGGGGCCTCCTCGTCGACGGCTGA
- the ctaD gene encoding aa3-type cytochrome oxidase subunit I, whose translation MTAVAPQPIATRPFGTRKAVKGSFLLRMFRTTDHKQIGLMYLVTSFAFFMVGGAMAMLMRTELARPGMQFLSSEQYNQLFTMHGTVMLLLYATPIVFGFANFILPLQIGSPDVAFPRLNAFSYWLYLFGGLIVMAGFITPGGAADFGWFAYTPLSNAIHSPGAGADLWISGLVVGGLGTILGAVNMITTVVCLRAPGMTMFRMPIFTWNILVTSVLVLLAFPILTAALLGLLADRHLGAHVFDPANGGVILWQHLFWFFGHPEVYIVALPFFGIVSEIFPVFSRKPIFGYNGLVYATLGIAALSVAVWAHHMYATGAVLLPFFAFMTFLIAVPTGIKFFNWIGTMWKGQLTFETPMLFSIGFIVTFLFGGLSGILLAAPAIDFHVSDTYFVVAHFHYVLYGTIVFATFAGIYFWFPKFTGRMMDEPLGKLHFWTTFIGFHGTFLVQHWLGNEGMPRRYADYLATDGFTTLNVISTIGAYVLGASTLPFIWNVFKSYRYGETVHVDDPWGFGNSLEWATSCPPPRHNFTELPRIRSARPAFELHYPHMIERLHDEAHVTFTGKAISHEQAPKAPSEKAAEAVQSGTASEGTEGDHR comes from the coding sequence GTGACGGCCGTAGCCCCGCAGCCGATCGCTACGCGGCCCTTCGGGACTCGCAAGGCGGTCAAGGGTTCGTTCCTGCTGCGGATGTTCCGCACCACGGACCACAAGCAGATCGGGTTGATGTACCTGGTCACCTCGTTCGCCTTCTTCATGGTGGGCGGCGCGATGGCCATGCTGATGAGGACCGAACTGGCCCGACCGGGCATGCAGTTCCTCTCGTCCGAGCAGTACAACCAGCTGTTCACCATGCACGGCACGGTGATGCTGCTGCTCTACGCGACCCCGATCGTGTTCGGTTTCGCCAACTTCATCCTGCCGCTCCAGATCGGCTCGCCCGACGTGGCGTTCCCGCGGCTCAACGCGTTCTCGTACTGGCTGTACCTGTTCGGCGGCCTGATCGTCATGGCGGGCTTCATCACGCCGGGCGGCGCGGCCGACTTCGGCTGGTTCGCCTACACGCCGCTGTCGAACGCCATCCACTCGCCCGGCGCCGGCGCCGACCTGTGGATCTCCGGCCTGGTCGTCGGTGGTCTCGGCACCATCCTCGGCGCGGTCAACATGATCACCACCGTGGTCTGCCTCCGGGCGCCCGGCATGACCATGTTCCGCATGCCGATCTTCACCTGGAACATCCTGGTGACCTCGGTGCTCGTGCTGCTGGCGTTCCCGATCCTGACCGCCGCGCTGCTGGGCCTGCTGGCCGACCGCCACCTGGGCGCCCACGTGTTCGACCCCGCCAACGGCGGCGTGATCCTGTGGCAGCACCTGTTCTGGTTCTTCGGCCACCCCGAGGTCTACATCGTCGCGCTGCCGTTCTTCGGCATCGTGTCCGAGATCTTCCCGGTGTTCAGCCGCAAGCCGATCTTCGGCTACAACGGCCTGGTCTACGCGACGCTCGGCATCGCGGCCCTCTCGGTCGCCGTGTGGGCGCACCACATGTACGCCACCGGCGCCGTGCTGCTGCCGTTCTTCGCGTTCATGACGTTCCTCATCGCCGTGCCGACCGGCATCAAGTTCTTCAACTGGATCGGCACGATGTGGAAGGGGCAGTTGACGTTCGAGACGCCCATGCTGTTCAGCATCGGCTTCATCGTCACGTTCCTCTTCGGTGGTCTGTCGGGCATCCTGCTGGCCGCGCCGGCGATCGACTTCCACGTGTCGGACACGTACTTCGTGGTCGCCCACTTCCACTACGTGCTCTACGGCACGATCGTGTTCGCCACCTTCGCGGGCATCTACTTCTGGTTCCCGAAGTTCACCGGCCGGATGATGGACGAGCCGCTGGGCAAGCTCCACTTCTGGACCACGTTCATCGGCTTCCACGGCACGTTCCTGGTGCAGCACTGGCTGGGCAACGAGGGCATGCCGCGCCGGTACGCCGACTACCTGGCGACCGACGGCTTCACCACGCTGAACGTGATCTCCACGATCGGCGCGTACGTCCTGGGCGCCTCGACGCTGCCGTTCATCTGGAACGTGTTCAAGTCCTACCGCTACGGCGAGACCGTGCACGTGGACGACCCGTGGGGCTTCGGCAACTCGCTGGAGTGGGCGACGTCCTGCCCGCCGCCGCGGCACAACTTCACCGAGCTGCCCCGCATCCGCTCGGCCCGCCCGGCGTTCGAGCTGCACTACCCGCACATGATCGAGCGCCTGCACGACGAGGCGCACGTGACGTTCACCGGCAAGGCCATCTCGCACGAGCAGGCCCCGAAGGCGCCGTCCGAGAAGGCCGCCGAGGCGGTCCAGTCGGGCACCGCGTCCGAGGGCACCGAGGGCGACCACCGGTAA